The proteins below are encoded in one region of Holophagaceae bacterium:
- a CDS encoding TonB family protein: MSQDPASIGRYQVLSLLGRGGMGAVYLVEDPKLKRQLVVKVVHEGGRHYAHAMERFQREAEISARLNHPNIITVHDVGEDPEQGPFIAMEYVKGTSLAGLIHDQSSPPEALLYVLTQAARGLMAAATAGIAHRDVKPENILVGNDGRVKLTDFGVARSSESQHLTTVGGIIGTPSYFAPELLQDAEASPTTDCYALAVTAFEAFTGTLPFMGDSIASTLLRIVNEPPTIPPGMDPRVKAVFLRAFAKRPRDRFSDVYQFMGALVDASPIAEAAKSKMHAAMEGTEVSLSGLSAGGTRTPTPLRTAADLVPPTAREAPPAPYVTRASLPEPSAAVYASDEPVAPYPPAMQTQPRQRNSQLLGLVFAGVGGLVMTGGGFIAWRWWKARPAAPPVVAGAPATTSMAAAPVMPATGSSGLVSTIPAADPNPGNPDAAGAKPSLDQLQKQLKELRESNAREAERLKQSRGGAAPAPPAAQEAQTAARQEPVKIEHQVPTPALPPVTRLPLPQSPSTALSTPPRILSRAAANFPRRAKEMRFESGKDHLVRLSVSVDERGRPAAITVLEGVPGIYGFNEEAISAAKRSTFAPATRGGVAQREAIEVVYVFKAGR; the protein is encoded by the coding sequence ATGTCCCAGGACCCGGCGTCCATCGGTCGTTACCAAGTCCTCAGCCTGCTGGGAAGAGGCGGAATGGGAGCGGTCTATCTTGTCGAGGATCCCAAACTCAAGCGGCAGCTCGTCGTCAAGGTGGTCCACGAAGGGGGGCGCCACTATGCCCATGCCATGGAGCGCTTCCAGCGGGAAGCGGAGATTTCCGCCCGGCTGAACCACCCCAACATCATCACCGTGCATGACGTGGGCGAGGATCCTGAGCAGGGGCCTTTCATCGCCATGGAATACGTGAAAGGCACCAGCCTGGCGGGCCTCATCCACGACCAATCCTCCCCGCCGGAGGCTCTGCTCTATGTGCTGACCCAGGCCGCGCGGGGCCTCATGGCCGCGGCCACTGCGGGCATCGCCCATCGGGACGTGAAACCCGAAAACATCCTGGTGGGGAACGACGGGCGCGTGAAGCTCACGGATTTCGGGGTGGCCCGCTCCAGCGAATCCCAGCATTTGACCACCGTCGGCGGCATCATCGGAACGCCCTCCTACTTCGCGCCGGAACTGTTGCAGGATGCGGAGGCCTCCCCCACCACGGATTGCTACGCCCTGGCGGTGACGGCTTTCGAAGCCTTCACAGGGACCCTGCCGTTCATGGGCGACAGCATCGCCTCCACGCTATTGCGCATCGTGAACGAGCCCCCGACCATTCCTCCCGGCATGGACCCCAGGGTCAAGGCGGTCTTTCTGCGCGCCTTCGCCAAGCGGCCCCGCGACCGCTTTTCCGATGTGTACCAGTTCATGGGCGCCTTGGTGGACGCTTCCCCCATCGCCGAAGCCGCCAAGTCGAAGATGCACGCGGCCATGGAAGGGACCGAGGTCTCCCTGTCGGGTTTGAGCGCCGGCGGAACGCGCACGCCCACGCCGCTCCGGACCGCTGCGGATCTGGTCCCTCCAACCGCGAGAGAGGCTCCGCCCGCCCCGTATGTGACGAGGGCCTCGCTTCCGGAGCCCTCGGCCGCCGTCTACGCATCGGATGAGCCTGTCGCGCCGTACCCGCCAGCCATGCAAACGCAGCCCCGACAAAGGAATTCGCAGCTCCTGGGACTGGTCTTCGCCGGTGTGGGCGGTCTCGTCATGACCGGGGGCGGCTTTATCGCATGGCGGTGGTGGAAGGCAAGGCCCGCAGCGCCGCCGGTCGTCGCGGGCGCCCCCGCTACAACCTCCATGGCGGCTGCCCCGGTAATGCCGGCCACCGGCTCTAGCGGCCTCGTAAGCACCATTCCAGCCGCGGACCCGAATCCCGGGAACCCCGACGCGGCTGGCGCCAAACCGAGCCTGGACCAGCTTCAGAAACAGTTGAAGGAGTTGCGGGAAAGCAACGCCAGGGAGGCTGAAAGGCTGAAGCAGAGCAGGGGCGGGGCCGCGCCTGCGCCACCAGCGGCGCAGGAAGCGCAAACAGCCGCCCGGCAGGAGCCAGTGAAAATAGAACACCAAGTCCCAACGCCAGCCCTGCCTCCCGTCACGCGCCTTCCCCTGCCGCAATCTCCCTCGACCGCGCTTTCCACACCGCCCCGGATCCTCTCCAGAGCCGCGGCGAATTTCCCCCGCCGCGCCAAGGAAATGCGGTTCGAGAGCGGCAAGGACCATCTGGTGCGCCTCAGTGTCTCTGTGGATGAACGGGGACGGCCTGCGGCCATCACGGTGCTCGAGGGCGTGCCAGGCATCTACGGCTTCAATGAGGAAGCCATTTCCGCGGCGAAACGTTCCACCTTCGCGCCAGCCACCCGGGGGGGCGTCGCGCAGCGGGAGGCCATCGAAGTGGTCTACGTCTTCAAGGCCGGACGTTGA
- a CDS encoding helicase-associated domain-containing protein → MPQSLYKLLSSCTDGQLRRICDYRKLPVPQRWEEEPEGRLRLLKTMVFHLEDYTQLSNTLADLESKDLLALKHLVESGALPEPGMEGHLADLGLILPEGTGWVVPERVADALADFDDCSLSFQGQPDALLQPAPLYGFSMALTSVLLRCVVGIRVLKGGLPAKKDLSQLLSRNVFLQEDRDATLLFTLLHRLGFLWSREGRVDTLVPAVLIHPPRWVAERAFASLLEHDLTLWDMPPAEDRRFLMEHLLERRGQVLAIQPFLAFLKTLHSLDEGRTRTSFLPFLGRMGLIALDGTREHLSLTAHGEALAQEYLLRDLRGTDAHWAPLMTEPPLVLQPTLEGLTPMFQNPHRLLKLAQLAEVEGLDTMVTFRIGPDTLVRALDFGQSLDDIKQRLGNRTGDATAAMPATLLQLLDDLGQRVGEVEVQQGKRLVRARSAHLADELRLRPELIPLKLVPISDTVLEVQGSGNAFALLKAAGYLPKPGRFLPVSLDEEEDLYLWSMACLSFVDEKGMNHHLEPVRQMVRTALQRLHDEDPNLFQEVQKRVPMLHLGGGNQAAEEMRLILDYAAGRNLMVELTYLPPAAHRTQLRRVTPRSMEGDHLQAFCHLHQEEMAFRLTRIQGARLLNERGWNPGQAQAG, encoded by the coding sequence ATGCCGCAATCCCTGTACAAATTGCTATCCAGTTGCACCGACGGTCAGCTGCGCAGGATCTGCGACTACCGGAAGCTGCCGGTGCCCCAGCGCTGGGAAGAAGAGCCCGAAGGCCGCCTGCGGCTGCTGAAGACCATGGTTTTCCATCTCGAGGACTACACCCAGCTCTCCAACACCCTTGCGGACCTTGAAAGCAAGGATCTGCTCGCCCTGAAACATCTGGTGGAATCCGGCGCCCTGCCCGAACCCGGCATGGAAGGGCATCTGGCGGACCTTGGACTGATCCTGCCCGAAGGCACCGGCTGGGTGGTGCCGGAGCGCGTGGCGGACGCCCTGGCCGATTTCGACGACTGCTCTTTGAGCTTCCAGGGGCAGCCCGATGCGCTGCTGCAGCCGGCTCCGCTCTACGGCTTTTCCATGGCGCTCACGTCCGTGCTGCTGCGCTGCGTGGTCGGCATCCGCGTCCTCAAGGGCGGCCTCCCGGCCAAGAAGGATCTCTCGCAGCTGCTGTCCCGCAATGTCTTCCTGCAGGAGGACCGGGACGCCACGCTGCTGTTCACCCTATTGCACCGCCTTGGATTCCTGTGGAGCCGCGAAGGCCGCGTGGACACCCTGGTGCCCGCAGTGCTGATCCATCCGCCTCGATGGGTGGCGGAGCGGGCTTTCGCCAGCCTCCTGGAACACGATCTCACCTTGTGGGACATGCCTCCGGCGGAAGACCGCAGGTTCCTGATGGAACACCTGCTCGAACGCCGCGGGCAGGTGCTGGCCATCCAGCCCTTCCTCGCATTCCTGAAGACACTCCATTCCCTGGATGAAGGCCGCACCCGCACTTCATTCCTGCCCTTCCTTGGACGGATGGGCCTGATCGCCCTGGACGGGACACGGGAACACTTGAGCCTCACGGCCCACGGCGAGGCCCTGGCGCAGGAATACCTGCTCCGCGATCTGCGCGGCACCGATGCCCACTGGGCGCCCCTCATGACCGAGCCGCCCCTGGTGCTGCAGCCCACGCTGGAAGGGCTCACGCCCATGTTCCAGAACCCGCACCGCCTGCTCAAATTGGCGCAGCTGGCCGAAGTCGAAGGCCTGGACACCATGGTCACCTTCCGCATCGGCCCCGATACGTTGGTCCGCGCTTTGGATTTCGGCCAGAGCCTCGACGACATCAAGCAGCGGTTGGGAAACCGGACCGGCGATGCCACCGCGGCCATGCCGGCGACCCTGCTCCAGCTGCTGGATGATCTCGGCCAACGCGTGGGCGAGGTGGAAGTGCAGCAAGGCAAACGCCTGGTGCGGGCACGAAGCGCCCACCTGGCCGATGAGCTGCGCCTCCGGCCGGAGCTCATCCCTCTCAAGCTCGTCCCCATTTCCGACACGGTGCTGGAAGTCCAGGGCAGCGGAAACGCCTTCGCCCTGCTGAAGGCCGCGGGCTACCTGCCCAAGCCCGGCCGCTTCCTCCCCGTGAGCCTCGATGAAGAAGAAGACCTCTACCTCTGGTCCATGGCCTGCCTCTCCTTCGTGGATGAGAAGGGCATGAACCACCATCTGGAGCCCGTGCGGCAGATGGTCCGCACCGCCTTGCAACGCCTCCACGACGAGGACCCGAACCTCTTCCAGGAAGTGCAGAAGCGCGTCCCCATGCTGCATCTCGGGGGCGGCAACCAGGCTGCCGAGGAGATGCGCCTCATCCTCGATTACGCCGCCGGCCGCAATCTCATGGTGGAACTCACCTACCTGCCGCCGGCCGCCCACCGCACGCAATTGCGCCGCGTCACGCCCCGGTCCATGGAAGGCGACCATCTGCAGGCCTTCTGCCACCTGCACCAGGAGGAGATGGCCTTCCGCCTGACCCGCATCCAGGGCGCGCGGCTGCTCAATGAGCGCGGCTGGAATCCCGGGCAGGCCCAGGCCGGGTGA
- a CDS encoding ABC transporter permease: MSIIELLKLAFFAITRNKMRAFLTMLGIIIGVGAVIAMIGIGEGSKRASENIIRSMGTNLIMIFPGSSSKTGGPVGMGGMDTTLSDEDATAIERELSSSVSAATPYVRASKPAVYGNNNWLVGTVAGADPDYLQIKSWNLDKGRYFNDQEVRSQAKVAVIGKTVQDNLFPGGEDPIGRTIRLGNMPFEIIGILERKGGGPMGDQDDTIHAPYTTVMRKLQGRTRIQFIIASALREDAVDLADSEITALLRQRHKLLPGTDNDFTIRKQNDWLQASAAQSGVITMLLAVAAGISLIVGGIGISNIMLVSVTERTREIGVRRALGATQRSVMLQFLVEAIVLAALGGIIGVGLAVGAIWVMKLQNIPAVVQNSAIALGLVFSAVVGITAGFLPALKAAKLDVIDALRYE; this comes from the coding sequence ATGAGCATCATCGAGCTTCTCAAGCTGGCTTTCTTCGCCATCACCCGCAACAAGATGCGGGCCTTCCTGACCATGCTCGGCATCATCATCGGCGTGGGCGCGGTCATCGCCATGATCGGCATCGGCGAAGGTTCCAAGCGGGCCTCGGAAAACATCATCCGCAGCATGGGTACCAATCTCATCATGATCTTCCCGGGCTCCAGCTCCAAGACCGGCGGGCCGGTGGGCATGGGCGGCATGGACACCACGCTTTCAGACGAGGACGCCACGGCCATCGAGCGGGAGCTCTCCAGCAGCGTGTCGGCGGCCACGCCCTACGTGCGCGCCTCGAAACCCGCCGTGTACGGCAACAACAATTGGCTGGTGGGAACCGTGGCCGGCGCGGACCCCGACTACCTCCAGATCAAGAGCTGGAATCTGGACAAGGGCCGCTACTTCAACGACCAGGAAGTGCGCAGCCAGGCCAAGGTGGCCGTGATCGGCAAAACCGTCCAGGACAACCTGTTCCCCGGCGGTGAAGACCCCATCGGCCGGACCATCCGCCTGGGCAACATGCCATTCGAAATCATCGGCATCCTCGAACGCAAGGGCGGCGGCCCCATGGGCGACCAGGACGACACCATCCACGCGCCCTACACCACCGTGATGCGGAAGCTCCAGGGCCGCACCAGGATCCAGTTCATCATCGCCTCGGCCCTCCGGGAAGACGCGGTGGACCTGGCGGATTCCGAGATCACGGCCCTCCTGCGGCAGCGCCACAAGCTCCTGCCGGGGACTGACAACGACTTCACCATCCGCAAACAGAACGACTGGCTCCAGGCCTCCGCGGCCCAGAGCGGCGTCATCACCATGCTGCTGGCGGTGGCCGCGGGCATCTCGCTCATCGTGGGCGGCATCGGCATCTCGAACATCATGCTGGTGAGCGTCACCGAGCGCACCCGGGAAATCGGCGTGCGCAGGGCCCTGGGCGCCACGCAGCGCAGCGTCATGCTGCAGTTCCTGGTGGAAGCCATCGTGCTGGCGGCCCTCGGCGGCATCATCGGCGTCGGCCTTGCGGTGGGCGCGATCTGGGTGATGAAACTTCAGAATATTCCCGCCGTGGTCCAGAATTCCGCCATCGCGCTGGGCTTGGTCTTCAGCGCCGTGGTGGGCATCACCGCGGGTTTCCTCCCGGCCCTGAAGGCCGCCAAGCTGGATGTGATCGACGCCCTGCGGTATGAATGA
- a CDS encoding DUF4136 domain-containing protein: protein MTRLRMTATALGLALFAACSTYTVKTDFDPAIAYASYQTFDWYAASKRAKGKGSGTDPIMDKRVRASVQAVLESKGFKQEVVAEPDFLVTYYPVYRNKRYRTTTSFGGGYGWSRRPWGYGVGTRFSASQVHNYREGTIILEIVDSRSNQLVWQGAAEGALTNLDNPEDAQEEIQKAVRDLLANFPPGLKK, encoded by the coding sequence ATGACCCGCCTCAGGATGACCGCCACCGCCCTCGGGCTGGCCCTCTTCGCCGCCTGCTCCACCTACACGGTCAAGACCGACTTCGATCCCGCCATCGCCTACGCGAGCTACCAGACCTTCGATTGGTATGCGGCGAGCAAACGGGCCAAGGGCAAGGGCAGTGGCACCGATCCGATCATGGATAAGCGTGTGCGGGCGTCGGTCCAGGCCGTCCTTGAATCCAAGGGCTTCAAGCAGGAGGTGGTGGCCGAACCGGATTTCCTGGTGACCTACTACCCGGTCTATCGGAACAAGCGCTACCGCACGACCACCAGCTTTGGCGGCGGATATGGCTGGAGCCGCCGGCCTTGGGGCTACGGCGTGGGGACCCGCTTCAGCGCCAGTCAGGTGCACAACTACCGCGAAGGCACCATCATCCTGGAGATCGTGGACAGCAGGTCCAATCAACTGGTCTGGCAGGGGGCCGCGGAAGGCGCGCTGACGAACCTTGACAACCCCGAAGATGCCCAGGAAGAAATCCAGAAGGCGGTGCGGGACCTACTCGCGAATTTCCCCCCGGGCCTGAAAAAGTGA
- the tpx gene encoding thiol peroxidase, with amino-acid sequence MAQVTLKGTPVKTSGELPRVGQDSPGFTLTRMDLSELSLSELKGKRVVLNIFPSLDTSTCATSVRTFNQKAGGLANTVVLCISADLPFAQKRFCGAEGLEQVVPLSDFRNKGFGDGYGVTILDGALRGLLARAVVVVDEGGKVVHTELVPEIANEPDYSSALNALQ; translated from the coding sequence ATGGCCCAAGTCACGCTCAAAGGCACACCCGTGAAGACCTCCGGCGAACTCCCGCGGGTGGGCCAGGATTCTCCCGGCTTCACGCTCACCAGAATGGACCTTTCCGAACTCAGCCTATCGGAGCTCAAGGGCAAGCGGGTGGTCTTGAACATCTTTCCGAGCTTGGACACCTCCACCTGCGCCACGAGCGTGCGGACCTTCAATCAAAAGGCCGGCGGCCTGGCCAACACGGTGGTCCTGTGCATCTCTGCGGATCTGCCTTTCGCCCAGAAACGCTTCTGCGGGGCCGAAGGGCTGGAGCAGGTGGTGCCCCTTTCGGACTTCCGGAACAAGGGGTTCGGGGATGGCTATGGCGTGACGATCCTGGACGGCGCCCTGCGGGGATTGCTGGCCCGGGCGGTGGTGGTGGTGGATGAGGGCGGAAAGGTGGTCCACACGGAACTGGTTCCGGAAATCGCCAATGAACCGGATTACAGCTCGGCCCTGAACGCGTTGCAGTAG
- a CDS encoding MFS transporter produces the protein MNEPELERDAYAALRHVEFRWFMVGTLVLSMAMQMQSVVMGWQVYEITRDPLSLGFVGLAEALPFLATTLIGGHAADLRDRRRLCLISELALLGGATVLLLLNLHGAPIQVWPFYAVQVLAGLGRAFYRPAAQALAAELVPREIYANAAAWRSSVFHAAMVLGPALGGLVYGFGSAKSAYSVEAALLVSGLLATFALAPRPRPAQQVAQGPGFFDGVRFVFNQKLVLGALSLDLFAVLFGGAPALLPIFADQILKVGPQGLGILRAAPAVGSVAMSFALAHLPELKRAGRTLLVCVAAFGLCWIAFAFSKAFWLSLALLALSGALDNVSVVIRSTLVQTLTPPHLMGRVSAVNAFFIGSSNELGAFESGLAAKLLGLVPSVVAGGMMTVAVVGAMTWRMPELRRLKRLG, from the coding sequence ATGAATGAGCCCGAACTCGAGAGGGATGCCTACGCCGCCCTCCGGCACGTCGAATTCCGCTGGTTCATGGTCGGCACCCTGGTGCTCTCCATGGCCATGCAGATGCAGTCCGTGGTCATGGGCTGGCAGGTCTATGAGATCACCCGGGATCCCCTGTCCCTGGGTTTCGTGGGGCTGGCCGAAGCGCTGCCCTTCCTGGCCACCACGCTCATCGGGGGCCACGCGGCCGATCTGCGGGACCGCCGGCGCCTTTGCCTGATCTCGGAATTGGCCCTGCTGGGCGGCGCCACAGTCCTGCTGCTCCTGAACCTTCATGGCGCCCCCATCCAGGTCTGGCCCTTCTACGCCGTGCAGGTGCTGGCGGGTTTGGGCCGGGCCTTCTACCGGCCCGCGGCCCAGGCCCTGGCGGCGGAACTGGTGCCCAGGGAGATCTATGCCAACGCGGCCGCCTGGCGCTCTTCGGTGTTCCATGCGGCCATGGTGCTGGGCCCGGCGCTGGGCGGCCTGGTCTACGGATTCGGGAGCGCGAAATCGGCCTATTCGGTGGAGGCGGCGCTGCTCGTGTCGGGGCTGCTCGCGACCTTTGCCCTGGCGCCCCGGCCGAGGCCCGCCCAGCAGGTCGCACAAGGCCCCGGGTTCTTCGACGGCGTTCGCTTCGTGTTCAACCAGAAGCTCGTGCTTGGCGCCCTGTCCTTGGACCTGTTCGCGGTGCTCTTCGGGGGCGCGCCCGCCCTGCTCCCCATTTTCGCCGACCAGATCCTGAAGGTCGGCCCCCAGGGGCTGGGGATCCTGCGCGCCGCGCCGGCGGTGGGCTCCGTGGCCATGTCCTTCGCCCTGGCCCATCTGCCGGAGTTGAAGCGCGCCGGCCGCACCCTGCTGGTCTGCGTGGCGGCCTTCGGCCTCTGCTGGATCGCCTTCGCTTTCTCGAAGGCCTTCTGGCTTTCCCTCGCGCTGCTGGCGCTCAGCGGCGCCTTGGACAATGTGAGCGTCGTCATCCGCTCCACCCTGGTGCAGACCCTCACGCCGCCGCACCTCATGGGCCGGGTTTCGGCGGTGAATGCCTTTTTCATCGGCAGCAGCAACGAACTGGGGGCCTTCGAGAGCGGCCTGGCCGCCAAGCTGCTGGGTCTGGTGCCCTCGGTCGTGGCGGGCGGCATGATGACCGTCGCCGTGGTGGGCGCGATGACCTGGCGGATGCCGGAGCTGCGCCGGCTGAAACGGCTCGGCTGA